In Oceaniferula marina, the following proteins share a genomic window:
- a CDS encoding GNAT family N-acetyltransferase, whose amino-acid sequence MLAEPHREVRVEPATIEDLSELVQLVAELMSQQGDFDPDRSAHQRGLSLILEQPNRGRIFVLRNDDQIFGMVNLLFTISTALGGLVILMEDLVIHPNHRGQGYGAMLLDYVVDFAKKKNFKRITLLTDKMGAESQHFFKKEGFEYSHLVPMRKVIE is encoded by the coding sequence ATGCTGGCTGAGCCTCATCGCGAAGTCAGGGTTGAGCCGGCAACCATTGAGGACTTGTCTGAGTTGGTTCAATTGGTTGCTGAGCTGATGTCCCAGCAGGGGGACTTCGACCCCGACCGCAGCGCTCATCAGCGTGGACTTTCGTTGATTTTAGAGCAACCGAACCGCGGCCGTATCTTTGTCCTGCGCAACGATGATCAAATTTTTGGTATGGTGAACCTGTTGTTCACGATTTCCACTGCCTTGGGCGGTTTGGTGATCTTGATGGAGGACTTGGTGATTCACCCGAACCACCGTGGCCAGGGGTATGGTGCGATGCTGCTCGATTATGTCGTGGATTTTGCCAAAAAGAAAAATTTTAAACGGATCACCCTCTTAACGGATAAAATGGGGGCGGAGTCGCAGCATTTCTTTAAAAAAGAAGGATTTGAATATTCCCACCTCGTCCCGATGCGCAAGGTGATCGAGTGA